One Gadus morhua chromosome 23, gadMor3.0, whole genome shotgun sequence DNA segment encodes these proteins:
- the LOC115537515 gene encoding B-cell receptor CD22-like produces MYLLICSSGEPLCLVNSQMRCVCFFTVLQGNDDWRVTYSTSNVCGLRGSTADISCTFDYPDDVQYRPTTVTTLWFSKGDKYQPVDLEHDTNYRGRVVYSCERIRCWSRCHGACTLRIRDLRHSDSAVYKFRFAINQPTPVPQVKLSVTDLQVKVSFSDPNDPTRAELECHSMCGLAGDPPYIWFRNGQNLGQGVNYRAYIQSGDSFSCAVEGYEHLRSPLVYGPQHTSVYSSPSGEIEEGSSVTLSCSSDANPAAEYTWFKNNQPLLWEPSQPHTFPSVHPEDRGTYRCHAENKYGHLSSNSIFMDVHYAPNSPTVTVSPSGELEEGSSVTLSCSSDANPAANYTWFKEHDISVKLSGQNYTFTFIILDLGGNYYCQAHNAIGQHNSTFLFIKVTSSSSQKAIVAVASIGVFVVTIHLIIFLWMRRKRASSKACGQGGRPDTVEESCP; encoded by the exons ATGTATCTTCTGATCTGTTCATCAGGTGAACCTCTGTGTCTTGTTAATTCTCAGatgagatgtgtttgttttttcacagtGCTTCAGGGTAATGATGACTGGAGAGTTACGTACTCAACTAGTAATGTCTGTGGTTTAAGAGGATCAACGGCTGACATCAGCTGCACTTTTGACTACCCTGACGACGTACAGTACCGCCCTACCACAGTCACAACACTGTGGTTTTCTAAAGGAGACAAGTATCAGCCAGTTGATCTGGAACACGATACAAACTACAGAGGTCGTGTTGTATACAGCTGTGAAAGGATCAGGTGCTGGTCCAGATGTCATGGAGCATGTACCCTGAGAATCAGAGACCTGAGACATAGTGACTCTGCTGTCTACAAATTTAGGTTTGCAATAAATCAACCAACTCCAGTCCCTCAAGTGAAGTTATCTGTTACAG ATCTCCAGGTGAAGGTGTCCTTTTCTGACCCTAACGACCCTACCAGGGCAGAGCTGGAGTGTCACAGTATGTGTGGTCTAGCTGGTGACCCTCCCTACATCTGGTTCAGGAATGGACAGAATTTAGGACAGGGAGTGAACTACAGGGCCTACATTCAGTCTGGAGACAGCTTCTCATGTGCTGTTGAAGGATACGAACATCTCCGCTCTCCTTTAGTGT ATGGGCCTCAACACACATCTGTGTATTcaagtccctctggtgaaatagaggagggcagttcagtgactctgagctgcagcagtgatgccaacccagcagctgagtacacctggttcaagaaCAACCAACCTCTGCTCTGGGAACCAAGTCAACCTCATACCTTCCCCTCAGTCCACCCTGAAGACAGAGGAACGTACCGCTGTCATGCAGAGAACAAATATGGACATCTGAGCTCTAACTCGATATTCATGGATGTCCACT ACGCTCCAAATTCCCCGAcagtgaccgtgagtccctcAGGTGAattagaggagggcagttcagtgactctgagctgcagcagtgatgctaACCCAGCAGCTAACTATACCTGGTTCAAGGAACATGACATCTCTGTGAAATTATCAGGACAGAActacactttcactttcatcaTTTTGGATCTTGGAGGAAACTATTACTGCCAAGCTCATAACGCAATTGGACAGCATAATTCCACCTTTTTGTTTATTAAAG tgacatcctcatcatcacagAAAGCAATAGTAGCTGTAGCATCCATTGGTGTCTTCGTGGTGACCATACATctcatcatcttcctctggatgag AAGAAAGAGGGCCTCCAGTAAAGCAtgtggacagggaggaaggccagataccgtggaggag AGTTGCCCATAA